One segment of Geomonas ferrireducens DNA contains the following:
- a CDS encoding cytidylate kinase-like family protein, with protein sequence MPDNLFIPSVDLRIGSLEEYNRRQKDKAARSQAKPKARPCITISREYGCTGYPMAELLREILMQRTGDEWVMIDKAVIEEVASRHNLSQEILETLGENSRMLSEILATFSPRWKSNYDYFLPLSQHVAALAEQGNVLILELGGSIITRHLEHSYHFRIFASERFKISTLARRLNIEEEEAEKLMHRQQKVRDRFTRDFLSQDDHDPLLYDLMFNNDRCAPEQIAYTIANFVLGQPR encoded by the coding sequence ATGCCGGACAACCTGTTTATCCCCTCGGTCGATCTGAGGATCGGCAGCCTCGAGGAGTACAACCGCAGGCAGAAGGACAAGGCGGCCAGAAGCCAGGCCAAGCCAAAGGCCCGCCCCTGCATCACCATCTCCCGCGAATACGGCTGTACCGGCTATCCAATGGCGGAACTGTTGCGTGAGATCCTCATGCAGCGGACCGGCGACGAATGGGTCATGATCGACAAGGCGGTTATCGAGGAGGTGGCCAGCCGCCACAACCTCTCACAGGAGATCCTCGAGACGCTGGGCGAAAACAGCCGCATGCTTTCCGAGATACTCGCCACCTTTTCGCCGCGCTGGAAAAGCAACTACGACTACTTTCTCCCCCTCTCGCAACACGTGGCAGCGCTGGCGGAGCAGGGAAACGTGCTGATTCTCGAACTGGGGGGCTCCATCATCACGAGGCACTTAGAGCATTCCTACCACTTCCGCATCTTCGCCTCGGAGCGATTCAAAATCTCCACCCTCGCCAGGCGCCTCAACATCGAAGAAGAGGAGGCGGAGAAACTCATGCACCGCCAGCAGAAGGTGCGTGACCGCTTCACCAGGGATTTTCTGAGCCAGGACGACCACGATCCCTTGCTCTACGACCTCATGTTCAACAACGACCGCTGCGCCCCGGAGCAGATCGCCTACACCATCGCGAATTTCGTGCTCGGCCAGCCTAGGTGA
- a CDS encoding PilZ domain-containing protein yields MDPSHYRAAVKSSIEQDRVEILTRLRDMIKSGAGTRVKLVNYYKGLPISYPATLVELCGEVLELDVHPQQAVALGHSGRTCIKCGSFSQSLLAEVKDSDVRRMMASLHNFCYIDVLAEQRTSLRLELDPPCEAEIAAPGGTLKAKALDVSLGGFSILSEASSNLTKGDEVVLKVMIPNPLHNTVTPLQVNAAVVDCTKEEGGDLCRFSIYSDAHIEGVLSRFIFQRQVDLIRELKEMS; encoded by the coding sequence ATGGACCCAAGCCATTACCGAGCCGCAGTCAAGAGTTCCATCGAGCAGGACCGCGTCGAGATCCTCACGCGCCTTCGCGACATGATAAAGTCCGGTGCCGGGACTCGGGTGAAGCTCGTGAACTATTACAAGGGACTCCCGATCAGCTATCCCGCCACCCTGGTGGAGCTCTGCGGCGAGGTGCTCGAACTGGATGTGCACCCGCAGCAGGCGGTCGCACTCGGCCATTCCGGGCGGACCTGCATCAAGTGCGGCAGTTTTTCGCAGTCGCTTCTGGCCGAAGTGAAGGACTCCGACGTGCGCCGCATGATGGCTTCGCTGCACAACTTCTGCTACATCGACGTGCTCGCCGAGCAGCGCACCTCGCTGAGACTCGAGCTCGATCCCCCTTGCGAAGCCGAGATAGCGGCGCCCGGAGGGACCTTGAAGGCAAAGGCCCTCGACGTCTCCCTCGGTGGCTTCTCCATCCTGAGCGAAGCGTCGAGCAACCTGACAAAGGGGGATGAGGTCGTCCTGAAGGTGATGATCCCGAACCCGTTGCACAACACCGTGACGCCGCTGCAGGTGAATGCCGCCGTGGTCGACTGCACCAAGGAGGAGGGGGGCGATCTCTGCAGGTTCTCCATCTACTCCGATGCGCATATCGAGGGGGTACTCTCCCGGTTCATCTTCCAGCGTCAGGTCGACCTGATCCGGGAACTTAAGGAGATGAGCTGA
- a CDS encoding response regulator, giving the protein MKCLIIEDNEFLREGLTMFLKDVAEIDVADNGRQGVDLFTGALKEGHPFDLVLLDIIMPEMDGQQALRLMRQAEKDAQRQEQKSVIIMTSSLNSPENVQEAMWDGDCTDYLVKPVGRADLMGMLKRHGLL; this is encoded by the coding sequence ATGAAGTGCTTGATCATCGAGGACAACGAGTTCCTGCGTGAGGGACTCACGATGTTTCTGAAGGATGTTGCCGAGATAGATGTCGCGGACAACGGCAGGCAAGGGGTGGATCTCTTCACGGGCGCCCTCAAGGAGGGACATCCCTTCGATCTCGTGCTGCTCGACATCATCATGCCTGAGATGGACGGGCAGCAGGCGTTGAGGCTGATGCGCCAGGCGGAAAAAGACGCTCAGCGCCAGGAGCAAAAGAGCGTCATCATTATGACCAGTTCCCTTAACTCCCCGGAAAACGTGCAGGAAGCGATGTGGGACGGCGATTGTACCGACTATCTCGTGAAGCCGGTCGGGCGGGCCGACCTCATGGGCATGCTCAAACGCCACGGATTGCTCTAG
- a CDS encoding NmrA family NAD(P)-binding protein, with translation MSESVNASAKVLVTGATGFIGRRLVAALAAEGIPVRCLVRSSSTAFPTQVEVAQGDLLEANSLVAPLRGIETAYYLVHAMGGDRAGFDERDRQAAQNFVRAAEMQGVKRVIYLGGLGEESDQLSEHLASRLEVARVLQKGNFQTTYLRAAVIIGAGGASFEMIRYLVERLPVMVTPRWVSTRCQFIAVQDVIAYLVGCLKDERTAGQTYDIGGPELLSYREMMERFAEIEKRFIKIFPVPFLTPKLSSYWVWLITPVKPSISMPLIEGLGNEVICHDDAIRTILPIPLTGYDEAVRTALEEEAASENLKVN, from the coding sequence GTGAGTGAGAGTGTGAATGCAAGTGCCAAGGTGCTGGTGACTGGTGCAACCGGTTTCATCGGCAGACGACTGGTTGCCGCCCTCGCCGCGGAAGGGATTCCGGTGCGCTGCCTGGTGCGCAGTTCCTCGACCGCCTTCCCCACGCAGGTCGAGGTGGCGCAGGGTGATCTCCTGGAGGCGAACTCACTGGTCGCCCCCTTGAGAGGCATCGAGACGGCCTACTATCTGGTGCATGCCATGGGAGGCGACCGGGCCGGGTTCGACGAACGCGACCGGCAGGCAGCCCAAAACTTCGTACGTGCCGCCGAGATGCAGGGGGTGAAGCGGGTCATTTATCTTGGGGGGCTGGGTGAGGAGAGCGATCAACTCTCGGAGCATTTGGCGAGTCGCCTCGAGGTCGCGAGGGTCCTGCAAAAGGGTAATTTCCAGACCACCTACCTGCGCGCCGCCGTCATCATCGGCGCCGGCGGGGCCTCCTTCGAGATGATCCGGTACCTGGTGGAACGTCTCCCGGTGATGGTGACCCCGCGCTGGGTCTCCACACGCTGCCAGTTCATCGCGGTACAGGACGTCATCGCCTACCTCGTCGGTTGTCTCAAGGACGAACGCACCGCCGGACAGACCTACGACATCGGCGGCCCCGAACTCCTGTCCTATCGGGAGATGATGGAGCGCTTCGCCGAGATCGAGAAGAGATTCATCAAGATATTCCCGGTCCCGTTTCTCACTCCCAAGCTTTCCTCCTACTGGGTCTGGCTCATAACCCCGGTCAAGCCCTCGATCTCCATGCCGCTCATCGAGGGACTCGGCAACGAGGTGATCTGCCACGACGACGCAATCAGGACGATTCTCCCCATTCCCCTCACCGGGTACGATGAGGCGGTACGCACCGCACTCGAGGAGGAGGCTGCATCAGAAAACCTCAAGGTTAATTAG
- a CDS encoding MTH1187 family thiamine-binding protein, translating to MKVMVDLCIVPLGVGVSLSSYIAACEKVLADAGLKTALHSYGTNIEGEWDEVFAAIKRCHETVHAMGAPRITTTVKLGTRTDREQTMEDKIRSVKEKM from the coding sequence ATGAAAGTCATGGTTGATCTGTGCATCGTTCCCCTTGGTGTCGGCGTCTCACTTTCCAGTTACATCGCTGCTTGTGAGAAGGTTCTGGCCGATGCGGGACTAAAGACCGCGCTGCACTCTTACGGGACCAACATAGAGGGAGAATGGGACGAAGTATTCGCCGCCATCAAGCGTTGTCACGAGACCGTCCACGCCATGGGAGCCCCGCGCATCACCACCACGGTGAAGCTCGGCACCCGCACCGACCGCGAACAAACTATGGAGGACAAGATCAGGAGCGTGAAGGAGAAGATGTAG
- a CDS encoding FKBP-type peptidyl-prolyl cis-trans isomerase, translated as METGTGKTVNIRYKCRLEDGRVYLVGERNTLEFVVGDGRVPPALEQGLLGMVPGDHRIVRVSAAEANLFPFPMGSHFAFSTERAPGVGYDFGPGAGGDVSLSLPGRPREYREPLPPGHDVFFEVEILSVEDR; from the coding sequence ATGGAAACCGGAACCGGCAAAACGGTGAACATCAGGTACAAGTGCAGGCTCGAGGACGGCAGGGTTTATCTGGTCGGCGAACGTAACACCCTGGAGTTCGTCGTGGGGGACGGGAGGGTGCCGCCCGCACTGGAGCAGGGGCTCTTGGGAATGGTACCCGGAGACCATCGCATCGTCCGGGTTTCCGCCGCCGAGGCCAACCTCTTTCCTTTCCCGATGGGCTCCCATTTTGCCTTCTCGACCGAACGCGCCCCCGGAGTCGGCTACGATTTCGGCCCCGGCGCGGGAGGTGACGTTTCCCTTTCTCTCCCTGGTCGCCCGCGCGAGTACCGCGAGCCCCTTCCCCCCGGTCACGACGTCTTCTTCGAGGTCGAAATCCTCTCGGTAGAGGACCGGTAA
- a CDS encoding ROK family protein: protein MHVMELYRIGIDLGGTKIEGVLLDARDTVLTRERRATPLVEGYQAIVESVVRLVRDLASRVPAGAGCTVGIGIPGSVDEVSGLVRNANSVCLIGRPFQADLERLLERKIAVRNDADCFTLAECRKGAGAGYGLVFGVIMGTGCGGGICLDGVVREGPHRISGEWGHISIDPAGAMCYCGNRGCIETKISGSGVEAAYLTRNGVSLTMEEIVAGARRGEPRALVAFNTFLDDFGRSLGGLISILDPDAVVLGGGLSNIDELYDAGLERVRHYVFHNDLRTPILRHRLGDSAGVFGAAWIGI, encoded by the coding sequence ATGCATGTTATGGAGCTTTACCGTATCGGGATAGACCTGGGTGGGACCAAGATCGAAGGGGTGCTGCTCGATGCGCGGGATACCGTGCTCACGCGGGAGCGCCGCGCGACGCCGCTTGTCGAGGGGTACCAGGCGATCGTCGAATCGGTGGTGCGGCTTGTGCGCGACCTTGCCTCCCGCGTTCCGGCTGGTGCCGGCTGCACCGTCGGCATCGGCATACCCGGCTCGGTCGACGAAGTCTCCGGCCTCGTGCGCAACGCGAACTCGGTGTGCCTCATCGGGCGCCCCTTCCAGGCGGACCTGGAGCGGCTTCTGGAACGGAAGATCGCCGTTCGTAACGATGCGGACTGCTTCACCCTTGCCGAGTGCCGCAAGGGAGCGGGGGCGGGTTACGGTCTCGTGTTCGGCGTGATCATGGGGACCGGTTGCGGCGGAGGGATCTGCCTGGACGGTGTGGTGCGCGAGGGGCCGCACCGGATCAGCGGGGAGTGGGGGCACATATCGATAGACCCGGCCGGTGCCATGTGCTACTGCGGCAACCGTGGTTGCATCGAGACCAAGATCAGCGGCTCCGGTGTCGAGGCCGCCTACCTCACCCGCAACGGCGTGAGCCTCACCATGGAGGAGATCGTGGCGGGGGCGCGTAGGGGGGAGCCACGGGCCCTGGTGGCCTTCAACACCTTCCTCGACGACTTCGGCCGCAGCCTGGGCGGACTCATCTCCATCCTCGATCCGGACGCCGTGGTCCTGGGGGGCGGGCTATCCAATATTGATGAACTATACGATGCCGGCCTGGAAAGGGTGCGGCACTACGTATTCCACAACGACCTGCGCACGCCGATCCTGAGGCACCGGCTGGGCGACTCCGCCGGAGTTTTCGGGGCTGCCTGGATCGGTATCTGA
- a CDS encoding Smr/MutS family protein has product MKNKEKQIPKQKEFSSSPFKALKGASLDVRSAAAPPPPKKEEPAAKIGQDLSDEMLFFEAVAGVKRLAGTPAAAPAKVKEHKEAKVRRDEEDHQLFLKALDALKLDVRFEDQLHEDDPAPRPAPVNRMRQVRRGGIRLDFQLDLHGLTRDEALENLERFVKGAYNRGQKGVLVITGKGNNSSGEPVLKTAVAKWLRENGKGMVAECVQAPNDMGGSGAIVVFLKEKKVEPEESGE; this is encoded by the coding sequence ATGAAAAATAAAGAGAAGCAGATTCCGAAGCAGAAAGAGTTCAGTTCGTCCCCGTTCAAGGCGCTCAAAGGGGCCTCCCTCGACGTGCGCAGTGCCGCGGCGCCACCTCCCCCGAAGAAGGAGGAGCCAGCCGCCAAGATCGGGCAGGACCTCTCGGACGAGATGCTGTTTTTCGAGGCGGTGGCTGGCGTGAAGCGGCTTGCCGGGACGCCCGCCGCGGCGCCCGCCAAGGTGAAGGAGCATAAGGAGGCGAAGGTCCGGCGCGATGAGGAAGACCACCAGCTGTTCCTGAAGGCGTTGGACGCCTTGAAACTCGACGTCAGGTTTGAGGATCAGTTGCACGAGGATGACCCGGCGCCGCGTCCCGCTCCGGTGAACCGGATGCGCCAGGTGCGTCGCGGAGGTATCCGGCTCGATTTCCAGCTCGATCTGCACGGCCTGACCAGGGACGAGGCGCTCGAGAACCTGGAGCGTTTCGTCAAGGGGGCCTACAACCGCGGTCAGAAAGGTGTTCTCGTCATCACCGGTAAGGGGAACAACTCCTCCGGGGAGCCGGTGCTGAAGACGGCGGTGGCCAAGTGGCTCAGGGAAAACGGCAAGGGGATGGTTGCCGAATGCGTTCAGGCTCCCAACGACATGGGGGGGAGCGGGGCGATCGTGGTCTTTTTGAAGGAGAAAAAGGTGGAGCCGGAGGAGAGCGGGGAGTAG
- a CDS encoding GspE/PulE family protein, translating into MESCNYQNETARKDGVVDSGLEIASLMVKSGHLAEQQLSYAQRVKGKLVTPRTLIAVLLELGFFSREQLRETLRNNIVSVKLGALLVELGYLKPAELQAALGIQRDGDNGKMLGEILVEQRFIEEYTLAEALAFQLGFPFIDLDAADIDRSLLAKVPQHWLSQHNFVPVKEEGGRVTVAIADPLNMEGRKTAEKLFGPNTVFAICTMKAIRDAFTLLKRGIIQGDGTATDEHTVTGIVNSIFEEALKEGASDIHIEPMRGVLRVRFRRDGMLILYKDFAKELALPLSSRIKVMAEADIAERRRHQDGRICYESAKTGATLDMRVSFYITIHGEKIVLRLLSMKGELLDLKEIGMPARMLERFIDDAVDTPSGVLIVTGPTGSGKTSTLYSCVQHLNELSTSIVTAEEPVEYVIEGIAQCSINQKIGVTFEETLRHIVRQGPDIIVLGEIRDNFSAEIAIQAALTGHKVLTTFHTEDSVGGLLRLMNMEIEAFLIASTVVCVLAQRLLRRVCPECAEPYLPNPTELRRIGYSNADLRGAEFKVGRGCSKCRYSGYRGRVGVFEMLILNELVKDAILSKKTSYEIRKISTETTGMVTLLESGLCKAARGEVSLHDAVRLLPRIGKPRPIAEIRRLLGE; encoded by the coding sequence ATGGAGAGCTGCAACTATCAGAACGAGACGGCCCGAAAAGACGGTGTGGTCGATTCCGGCCTGGAAATAGCATCGCTGATGGTCAAGTCCGGGCACCTTGCGGAGCAACAGCTCTCCTACGCACAGCGGGTGAAGGGGAAGCTCGTCACGCCGAGGACGCTGATCGCCGTGCTGCTCGAACTCGGCTTTTTTAGCCGCGAACAACTGCGCGAGACGCTGCGCAACAACATCGTTTCGGTGAAGCTTGGAGCCCTGCTGGTGGAGCTCGGCTACCTGAAACCGGCCGAGTTGCAGGCGGCTCTCGGCATCCAGCGCGACGGCGACAACGGCAAGATGCTCGGAGAGATCCTGGTGGAGCAACGCTTCATCGAGGAGTACACCCTGGCTGAGGCGCTCGCCTTCCAGCTCGGCTTTCCCTTCATCGACCTTGACGCCGCCGACATCGACCGTTCGCTCCTCGCCAAGGTGCCTCAGCACTGGCTCTCACAGCACAACTTCGTTCCGGTTAAAGAGGAAGGAGGGCGGGTGACGGTCGCCATCGCCGATCCCTTGAACATGGAAGGGAGAAAGACCGCTGAGAAGCTGTTCGGCCCGAACACCGTCTTCGCCATTTGCACCATGAAGGCCATCCGCGACGCCTTTACCCTGTTGAAGCGCGGCATCATCCAGGGAGACGGCACCGCCACCGACGAACACACCGTAACCGGCATCGTCAACTCCATCTTCGAGGAGGCGCTCAAGGAGGGGGCGAGCGACATCCACATCGAGCCGATGAGGGGGGTGCTCCGGGTCCGTTTCCGGCGCGACGGCATGCTGATCCTGTACAAGGACTTCGCCAAGGAGCTTGCGCTTCCCTTAAGCAGCAGGATCAAGGTTATGGCCGAGGCGGACATCGCCGAGAGAAGGAGGCACCAGGACGGCAGGATCTGTTATGAAAGCGCGAAGACAGGCGCCACCCTCGACATGAGGGTCTCCTTCTACATCACCATCCACGGCGAGAAGATCGTGCTCCGCCTTCTGAGCATGAAGGGGGAGCTACTCGATCTCAAGGAGATCGGGATGCCGGCGCGCATGCTCGAGCGCTTCATCGATGACGCCGTCGATACGCCGAGCGGCGTCCTCATCGTCACCGGCCCCACCGGCAGCGGCAAGACCTCGACCCTGTACAGCTGCGTCCAGCACTTGAACGAGCTCTCCACAAGCATCGTTACCGCCGAAGAGCCGGTCGAGTACGTCATCGAGGGGATCGCCCAATGCTCCATCAACCAGAAGATCGGGGTCACCTTCGAGGAAACGCTGCGCCACATCGTGCGCCAGGGCCCGGACATCATCGTGCTCGGCGAGATCCGCGACAACTTCTCCGCAGAGATCGCGATCCAGGCGGCGCTCACCGGGCACAAGGTGCTCACCACCTTCCACACCGAGGACAGCGTAGGCGGCCTTTTGCGCCTGATGAACATGGAGATCGAGGCCTTCCTGATCGCCTCCACCGTGGTCTGCGTCCTCGCCCAGCGCCTGCTGCGCCGGGTCTGCCCGGAATGCGCCGAGCCCTACCTCCCCAATCCCACCGAGCTGCGCCGGATCGGCTACAGCAACGCCGATCTGCGCGGCGCCGAGTTCAAGGTGGGACGGGGGTGCAGCAAGTGCCGCTACAGCGGTTACCGCGGCCGGGTCGGCGTTTTCGAGATGCTGATTCTGAACGAACTGGTGAAAGACGCCATACTCAGCAAGAAGACCTCCTACGAGATCAGGAAGATCTCCACGGAGACGACCGGCATGGTGACGCTTCTCGAATCGGGGCTTTGCAAGGCGGCCCGGGGGGAGGTCTCCCTGCACGACGCGGTACGACTTCTGCCGAGGATCGGCAAACCGCGCCCGATCGCCGAGATCAGGCGCCTTCTGGGGGAATGA
- a CDS encoding HDOD domain-containing protein, with product MHEKPFVEVVKEQLESETLNLPVFHPIAVKLQGILSGKDFSIDQVVALIIKDQALTSQVLRLANSAFFSGLAKVTTITDAVVRLGTREVASVAMLASQQHSYNSLTHPELKSHAQVLWKHAIGCAIGTRWLCEKNGYRNLAQEGFIAGLLHDIGSLLILKVLEGIVLTDGEQRGVSRELTNEIIAAMHTESGYQLMQKWNLPEVYCNIVRDHHKDLEETGNVLLSLVRLVDHACRKLGLGGTPEPNLMLAATSEAQGLGIKEIMLAELEIMIEDAMEMVTSAA from the coding sequence ATGCATGAGAAGCCTTTCGTCGAGGTAGTGAAGGAACAGCTCGAAAGCGAGACGCTCAACCTCCCCGTGTTCCACCCTATCGCCGTCAAGCTGCAAGGGATCCTCTCCGGCAAGGATTTCAGCATCGATCAGGTGGTGGCGCTGATCATCAAGGATCAGGCGCTGACGAGCCAGGTACTGAGGCTCGCGAACTCCGCCTTCTTCAGCGGGCTCGCCAAGGTCACCACGATTACCGACGCCGTGGTGCGGCTCGGAACGCGCGAGGTGGCGAGCGTCGCCATGCTCGCCTCACAGCAGCACAGCTACAACAGCCTGACCCACCCCGAGCTCAAGTCACATGCCCAGGTGCTCTGGAAACACGCCATCGGCTGTGCCATCGGCACGCGCTGGCTGTGTGAGAAAAACGGCTATCGGAACCTCGCCCAGGAAGGGTTCATCGCGGGGCTGCTCCACGACATCGGGAGCCTGCTGATACTGAAGGTTCTTGAGGGAATCGTGTTGACCGACGGCGAGCAAAGGGGGGTATCGCGCGAACTGACCAACGAGATCATCGCCGCCATGCACACCGAATCAGGTTACCAGCTGATGCAGAAGTGGAACCTCCCCGAGGTTTACTGCAACATCGTGCGGGACCACCACAAGGATCTCGAGGAGACGGGTAACGTGCTTTTGAGCCTCGTGCGCCTGGTGGACCACGCCTGCAGGAAACTGGGACTGGGGGGGACGCCGGAGCCGAACCTGATGCTCGCCGCGACCTCGGAGGCTCAGGGGCTGGGGATCAAGGAGATCATGCTCGCCGAGCTGGAAATCATGATAGAGGACGCCATGGAGATGGTCACCTCTGCCGCTTGA
- a CDS encoding PilZ-like domain-containing protein has protein sequence MAQELEQYARYFHEGERIRVGIPMEGGGWFPEWGVVATLDDDLLLVDLSRDQLPEEAQLRTGETLNVGIPENDGGVTCRAVLVSDETAEHRLVLRLVDDVYSFEPREYYRQDVYLPLDFRLPLSQIEADVKQRWLKRRLEMEFAAQTPEPGEPEELEDSREEIRARLEKRKDAPPVVANMSGGGLRININRKMIVGQFIELSLYLPGAPRLVEIVGEVVEVRELPDTTRFSTAVKYRFIDEADRDRLIGYIQGQQLRQLAQNPRVLPEPEPEVSPWVRRLQVAFVLILLIAFIGCQVRAILVAKERGEKWEVQRIFDEGFIDFLKRQR, from the coding sequence ATGGCCCAGGAGCTGGAACAGTACGCAAGGTACTTCCACGAGGGGGAGCGGATCCGGGTGGGGATCCCCATGGAAGGGGGCGGCTGGTTCCCCGAGTGGGGCGTGGTCGCCACGCTGGACGACGATCTTCTCCTGGTCGACCTGTCGCGCGACCAGCTTCCTGAGGAGGCGCAGCTAAGGACCGGGGAGACCCTGAACGTCGGCATCCCCGAGAACGACGGGGGGGTGACCTGCCGCGCCGTTCTCGTGAGCGACGAGACGGCGGAGCACCGCCTGGTGCTGCGCCTGGTGGATGACGTCTACTCGTTCGAGCCGCGCGAGTACTACCGTCAGGACGTCTACCTGCCGCTCGACTTCCGGCTCCCCTTGAGCCAGATCGAGGCGGACGTGAAGCAGCGCTGGTTGAAGCGCCGCCTGGAGATGGAGTTCGCGGCGCAGACCCCGGAGCCGGGCGAGCCCGAGGAACTCGAGGACAGCAGGGAGGAGATCAGGGCACGGCTGGAAAAGCGCAAGGACGCCCCTCCCGTGGTCGCCAACATGTCCGGCGGGGGGCTGCGCATCAATATCAACCGGAAGATGATTGTGGGGCAGTTCATCGAGCTGAGCCTCTACCTTCCAGGCGCGCCGAGGCTCGTCGAGATCGTGGGTGAGGTGGTGGAGGTGCGCGAGCTGCCGGATACGACCCGTTTCAGCACCGCGGTTAAGTACCGCTTCATCGACGAGGCGGACCGGGACCGGCTCATCGGCTACATACAGGGGCAGCAGCTCAGGCAGCTCGCCCAGAATCCCCGGGTGCTTCCCGAACCGGAACCGGAGGTTTCGCCGTGGGTGCGGCGCCTGCAGGTGGCGTTTGTCCTGATCCTGCTCATCGCCTTCATCGGCTGTCAGGTGCGCGCCATCCTGGTGGCGAAGGAGCGAGGCGAGAAGTGGGAGGTGCAGCGCATCTTCGACGAGGGGTTCATCGACTTCCTCAAGCGGCAGAGGTGA